Proteins encoded together in one Venturia canescens isolate UGA chromosome 10, ASM1945775v1, whole genome shotgun sequence window:
- the LOC122416790 gene encoding mucin-12-like: MVAARFVKCKDFRMGSFVGLTIVLLLAECRGDYMMGGHLDNKEDQGTMEHRSGGDELIASESELRRPSLEEVDHEFDLELDLFGEQSGADPTRISIVNSSSGSSSAGEEATTNEDPSTGPRYRVLPYAFNGGHPFSLEKDPITGQIDFEKAPPLKALEYHVKTPPRTEEPEAEREGESSSVDSSSHRQEDEESGALGPNEINPYSPSFHDFLNLPVRYTYDKYKNSEKYPLISNSYANTKVQSGSNSYNTYNHKKYHEAVKSGVDVQTLYVQPSRKTYAQSITKTSTTQTISTKAATTTTTARPNTTNKMTTTSSTTTSTTPAPPSTATTKRSRYPAVTTWKPQRKPSGPSVYGTYDDYEGTLPIERLQQNNPEKEQTTTTATTEKSRYQTPPPRPKTEQKKPEPEMEKNDEYEEGYDEDYDRILQISDQPNQPGDNDRLNDSQDDYSYGIMDFVGGLRPSTEPPTSTSPPSSTTTQQSSGYPSETTTSTTSIPVTTSDVSTTLVPRDDENRTTTKASEEKRVTSMPLDTIGYNENYRVPNYGNGGGIIGTIDNSIPNNNLHYQQNRPSSNDKYYPRPPLGMPSGGIVVKSTSNVVVPPGQDTVSFVLGNRQSVGSVSDAGADFYGVHSPGPTNERPSVTFGKIGSSRPVDNFGGSMIVSAGIGVGSNPIGPYHQRPSTSGSSFDHTVVTVGMPTVDIVNPGESGSNKKPDSTSNALDTLAQQWWASTSSSANNNQQSVSEASQDPTNQQFGYRVVFPDESSQSSGLTGNENSSGTQRPVEEHVIVVHESEIGNGNTLHLDLSSQSTPSPTTNYHHETTTQQHLPVNPDEKLLPELSESLTPPAERPNILPSGIQRPPSYNYYHHSSYPPGNSRPNDYRGPGRLPTPPSNNYKRRPTASIESNLPNILPQFRPNAKTSHGHNRGETIGTIPAGSVPPYVNSRIRRPPGHVHHHHPPPHRHATSRRPSGPPHLQRLNPPPLPPPPPPISSLRLPTPASLIASPNLGHSQHDSVNKNSDSIRLGGPNRLHKVSLGAPPSLSIDERHHQPSGFVNTQPVKSRLEDDTLERFSAEPPVRLPYFTKRTTSGESDGIPRIATLQMIQQHSGPRDDDEVRPNLPPPYRFNDEPSLGLLSNEKGEGNVENSSGVKTDRRGDVNEEKSQVSQQGNEATRADYVDTVDSPVYVVYPVKGALDIRPTSNDDGDQDDGSVVLGTYGSQRPLPPDTLLKDSEDNDPGESPFGAPTIVNVSPSFTETSGPQLASDFPYPLERPDPSMFTSQLREKPSLVPTEQQNNGERLEIGVNEEKISEEKSSETEGVRDIERDASVNVIPYLQDHVPFTLKENAGVISATLHRLGSSASIVAASSTPIAYVYTPTTRAPVRRHEDPYVQGSFERGPVLLPSQQPSSSSSSAPSPQSFMAPFVASASAEAPSKNGWSVVMPGQSAGEDSSMDRRRHDPPSQKNDKSTSSEEEKPAEVNTESKIKDEDNKRVKDDYKAVEPSQTEETDSQTEKSEFDVENFTPQLFGGFKPIFEFPSDSDTEPNIGDKVTDDSGSMIERPRSETG, translated from the coding sequence atGGTTGCGGCGCGATTTGTCAAGTGTAAGGACTTTCGAATGGGATCGTTCGTAGGATTGACGATCGTGCTGTTGCTAGCGGAATGTCGGGGAGATTACATGATGGGTGGACATTTGGATAACAAGGAGGACCAAGGGACGATGGAGCACCGCAGCGGTGGAGACGAGTTGATAGCGAGTGAGTCCGAATTGCGGAGGCCGAGTCTGGAGGAGGTGGATCACGAGTTCGATCTCGAGCTGGATCTTTTCGGGGAGCAGAGCGGAGCCGACCCGACTCGAATAAGCATAGTGAACAGCAGCAGCGGAAGCTCGTCTGCGGGAGAGGAAGCAACGACGAACGAGGATCCGTCGACGGGTCCGAGGTACCGCGTTCTTCCCTACGCTTTCAACGGGGGCCACCCATTTTCTCTGGAGAAGGATCCGATTACCGGACAAATTGACTTCGAAAAGGCTCCGCCTTTGAAAGCCCTCGAGTATCACGTGAAAACGCCGCCCCGGACGGAGGAGCCCGAGGCTGAGAGGGAGGGCGAGAGTTCGAGCGTCGATTCGTCGAGCCATCGACAGGAGGACGAGGAGAGCGGAGCCCTCGGACCTAACGAGATAAATCCTTACTCGCCGAGTTTCCACGATTTCCTCAACTTGCCAGTCCGCTATACCTACGACAAGtacaaaaattctgaaaagtaTCCACTCATATCGAATTCTTACGCGAACACCAAAGTTCAAAGCGGCTCGAACAGCTACAACACTTACAATCACAAAAAGTATCACGAAGCTGTTAAATCCGGCGTCGACGTGCAAACCCTGTACGTACAACCGTCGAGGAAGACTTACGCCCAGTCGATCACAAAAACGAGCACGACACAGACGATCAGCACGAAAGCCGCGACGACCACGACGACCGCGAGGCCGAACACGACGAATAAAATGACAACGACCTCGAGCACCACTACGAGCACGACTCCAGCACCCCCGAGCACCGCGACAACGAAACGCTCGCGCTATCCAGCCGTCACTACCTGGAAACCTCAACGAAAACCGAGCGGCCCGAGCGTTTACGGTACGTACGATGACTACGAGGGCACCTTGCCCATCGAGAGACTCCAACAGAACAATCCCGAGAAAGAACAAACGACGACGACCGCGACGACAGAAAAATCGCGTTACCAGACACCGCCACCGCGACCAAAAACCGAGCAGAAAAAACCGGAGCCTGAGATGGAGAAAAACGATGAGTACGAGGAAGGCTACGACGAGGATTACGACcgaattttacaaatttcggATCAACCGAACCAGCCCGGTGACAACGATCGTTTGAACGACTCTCAGGATGATTATTCTTATGGGATTATGGATTTTGTTGGGGGATTGAGACCTTCGACAGAGCCGCCGACGAGCACGAGTCCTCCGAGCAGCACAACGACGCAGCAGAGTTCCGGATACCCGAGCGAAACGACCACGAGCACAACCTCGATCCCAGTGACGACGAGCGACGTCTCAACGACTCTGGTCCCGAGGGACGATGAAAATCGTACGACGACGAAAGCTTCGGAGGAAAAGAGGGTTACGTCGATGCCGCTCGACACGATTGGCTACAACGAGAATTACCGAGTTCCGAATTATGGCAACGGCGGAGGGATCATCGGTACTATCGATAATTCCATTCCCAATAACAATCTTCATTATCAACAAAATCGACCATCCAGcaatgataaatattatccgagaccaccgCTTGGAATGCCATCCGGTGGAATCGTGGTGAAAAGCACCAGCAACGTCGTCGTGCCTCCGGGCCAGGACACGGTTTCCTTCGTCCTGGGTAACCGTCAAAGTGTCGGAAGCGTGAGCGACGCCGGTGCCGATTTTTACGGCGTTCATTCGCCAGGTCCGACGAACGAGAGGCCGAGCGTCACCTTCGGCAAAATCGGCAGTTCTCGGCCGGTCGACAATTTCGGAGGTTCGATGATCGTGTCCGCTGGAATCGGCGTTGGCTCCAATCCCATTGGCCCTTACCATCAACGACCTTCGACGAGTGGCAGCAGCTTCGATCACACGGTTGTGACCGTCGGGATGCCGACCGTCGACATCGTCAATCCGGGCGAATCGGGCTCCAACAAAAAGCCGGACTCGACGAGCAACGCTTTGGACACTTTGGCTCAGCAGTGGTGGGCCTCGACGAGCTCATCTGCAAATAATAATCAACAATCGGTATCAGAAGCCTCTCAAGACCCGACGAATCAACAGTTTGGTTACAGAGTCGTCTTTCCTGACGAATCGAGTCAAAGCTCCGGTTTAACGggcaatgaaaattcttcggGGACTCAGAGGCCCGTCGAGGAGCACGTGATCGTTGTTCACGAGTCGGAGATCGGTAACGGAAACACTCTTCATCTCGATTTGTCTTCTCAATCTACTCCCAGCCCAACGACTAATTACCATCACGAAACGACGACTCAGCAGCATCTACCGGTGAATCcggacgaaaaattgttgcCAGAATTGTCTGAGAGTTTGACTCCACCGGCGGAGAGGCCGAATATACTGCCATCGGGTATTCAACGCCCTCCTTCGTATAATTACTACCACCATTCGTCCTATCCCCCGGGTAATTCGAGGCCGAACGATTACAGAGGCCCTGGGAGATTGCCAACGCCTCCGAGCAACAATTACAAGCGAAGACCCACCGCGAGCATCGAGTCTAATCTGCCAAATATTTTGCCCCAATTTCGGCCAAACGCTAAAACCTCCCACGGGCATAACCGAGGCGAAACCATAGGAACGATTCCTGCAGGCTCGGTGCCTCCTTACGTCAATTCGAGAATTCGCAGGCCACCGGGCCACGTCCATCATCATCATCCACCTCCTCATCGTCACGCGACGTCGCGAAGGCCAAGCGGTCCCCCGCATCTTCAACGTTTGAATCCACCGCCCCTGccaccgccgccgccaccGATTTCGTCCTTGAGGTTACCGACGCCGGCCTCGTTGATCGCTTCCCCGAATCTTGGTCATAGCCAGCACGattctgtaaataaaaatagcgACAGCATTAGACTTGGTGGCCCGAACAGATTGCACAAGGTTTCCCTGGGAGCTCCGCCGAGTTTATCGATAGACGAGCGTCACCATCAACCGAGCGGTTTCGTCAACACTCAGCCGGTAAAATCGCGCCTGGAGGACGACACCCTCGAGAGATTCTCGGCCGAGCCTCCCGTCAGACTTCCCTACTTCACGAAACGCACGACAAGCGGCGAATCCGACGGCATTCCTCGAATAGCGACTCTGCAGATGATCCAGCAACACTCCGGACCCCGGGACGATGACGAGGTCAGACCGAATTTGCCTCCGCCTTACAGATTCAACGACGAGCCCTCGCTGGGTCTGCTCAGCAACGAGAAAGGCGAAGGAAACGTGGAAAATTCATCGGGAGTTAAAACCGATCGACGCGGGGAtgtgaacgaagaaaaatcgcAAGTTTCTCAACAAGGAAACGAAGCTACCCGCGCTGATTACGTCGACACAGTTGACTCCCCCGTTTACGTTGTTTATCCTGTCAAAGGAGCTTTGGATATTCGACCAACCAGCAACGACGACGGGGACCAGGACGACGGGAGTGTAGTCCTCGGTACATATGGCTCGCAACGTCCCCTTCCACCGGACACTCTTCTCAAAGACTCGGAAGATAACGACCCCGGCGAGAGTCCGTTCGGAGCTCCCACGATCGTTAACGTTTCGCCATCCTTCACAGAGACCTCGGGACCGCAGTTGGCCTCCGATTTTCCATATCCTCTCGAGAGGCCCGATCCCTCGATGTTCACAAGTCAATTGCGAGAAAAGCCTTCGCTCGTGCCAACCGAACAGCAGAACAATGGTGAGAGATTGGAGATCGGTGTGAACGAGGAGAAAATaagcgaggaaaaaagtaGCGAGACCGAGGGCGTTCGAGACATTGAGAGAGACGCGAGCGTCAACGTCATTCCGTATCTTCAAGATCATGTGCCTTTCACGCTGAAAGAAAACGCCGGAGTTATTTCGGCGACTCTTCATCGTCTGGGCTCCAGTGCCTCGATCGTTGCAGCTTCCTCGACTCCGATAGCTTACGTTTACACACCGACGACCCGAGCTCCGGTGAGAAGACACGAGGATCCTTACGTCCAAGGAAGTTTCGAGCGTGGTCCAGTTCTATTGCCATCCCAGCAGCCGTCCAGTTCCTCGAGCTCAGCGCCTTCTCCTCAGAGTTTCATGGCCCCGTTCGTTGCGAGCGCCAGTGCAGAAGCGCCCTCGAAAAACGGCTGGAGCGTCGTGATGCCGGGTCAATCAGCCGGCGAAGATTCGAGCATGGATCGACGTCGCCACGATCCACCGAGCCAGAAAAACGATAAATCGACGAGCAGCGAGGAAGAAAAGCCTGCCGAAGTTAACACGGAATCCAAGATCAAGGATGAGGACAATAAACGAGTGAAAGATGATTATAAAGCTGTGGAACCTTCTCAAACGGAAGAGACCGACTCGCAAACCGAAAAGAGCGAATTTGACGTTGAAAACTTCACGCCGCAACTGTTCGGAGGGTTCAAGCCCATTTTTGAATTCCCATCTGACAGCGACACCGAGCCAAACATCGGTGACAAGGTCACCGACGACTCTGGATCTATGATCGAACGGCCACGATCCGAGACCGGTTGA